In the genome of Acaryochloris sp. CCMEE 5410, the window TGACAATGTCGATGCCAGAATTACCCAACAGCGCTCGCTGGGCTGCAACTGTTTTGACTTCTTGCTCCAAGATTGAGTTTTTCTGCCGCCGCATCCGCTCAATTTGTGACGACTCCACACCACTTTTAGACAGGGTTTGGAAATAGCTGGGAGAGTTCTCCAATAAAAAGCGCGAGTTAGAGCGCAACAGGAAATCGGGCCCCACTAAGTAGGTTTCTCCACTTTTACCTAGACCCATGTCTTGCCACCGTTGACCATTGGTCATAACTTCGTCAATCTTGTTGATATTGACCTGGAGGGCCATGACGCCAATGAGTTCTCCTCCCTCGAATAATGGGCTCGCAATAATGGCAGCAGGACTATTGTGAGAGGGACGATAGGGTTCAAAGTCGGTGAAGGTTACAAACTTGGGTTCTCCTTTACGCACCACCTCTCGGAAGGCTTGAGCTAAGACACTTTGAGAATAGGGTCCTGACTCCAAATCTGTACTGAAATCAACCCCCTTATAGGCGCTATAAACAACTTTCCCTGACTTAGGGTCAATCAGGAATAAATCTTCATAGGTAAACTCTGAGACCAAAGAGCGGAATGTTGGATGGTATCGCTGATGGACTTGAGTATATTTGCTCCCGTCCCCAGGATTATCAATTTTGACTTTTTCATCAAAATCCGGTGTTTTGATCGTGTAGTGATATTGCAGGTAAACATCGCTATTCCCCAGGGGCAAATAGGTTTGTACCTGAGGCTCTCCGTCTATATTGGCGTCTAAAGGCTGGATAAACTCCTTTTGATAGTAAGCCTGAATCGCTTGCTGCCACTGACTGGGGATTTTTTGGGACTTGAGTTCCTGGTGGGCTTGCTTAAAGGCTTTCATGGCCTCTTTAGTGGTGGGATCATCACTGAGAAAGCGCATTTGGTGATTCAGTTGATCAAAGAACGAACGCACCTCGTAGCTTTTAGACGTACGCAAGCTAGTGAGCTGATTGAAAATGCGGCGAGTCAACGCAGCTTTACCACTGTTGTAACCAATAAAAGCAATCACTAAGATTGAGCTTACGCTGACCCCTAGGAACATCAGGGTCAATTTGGATTGAATACTTAGCTTCTTCAGCACTCGTCAGATCTTCCTTGGGCAATGGGTCACGGTCTTGCACTTGGCTTGTTTTTACCACGCTTCGTACCGTTTATGGCTGATAAATCTTTGTTTTTGCTACAACTGTAGAGATATTGGAGTTGAATCCTGAAATGAGGGAATCCTGGAGATAACGGCTTTCACTTTCGAGCCAGGTCATTAACATTCGTTTTTCCATTACCTGAGGGAAGGATTGAAGCGCCATCGCGCTTGTAACCTTTACACCATAAGGTACTTCAGCCAAACACTATCAATCTCTTTGGCAAGAGGCAAGTCTTTAAACTTTATGTATCTTTACCTAAACAGGATTTAATTTGTACTTTCTTATACTATATTTAAGTTAAGAAAAGATGGTCTTGAGCATAGTTGCCAAGCAATCAGTTTTAGCCTGCAAATTTGTGATTTGGGAAGTGCTAAAAACTTCAATAAAAAGCTAGATTTGCAATGGTTTAAGGGTATTGAGAACGCAGTTTTGGAGTTGTGAGGACAACGCAACGTGATGCAGCAACAGCTCATGTCATCCCCCCCGCCTGCTAACAGCGCACTGCAGCGATATGACGCCCGTAAGATCGCTGCTTACTACCGCTGGCGTCCTTGGAAAGCGCTCTGGCGTCTTATCTACATTATCAGTCTTTTCAGTGGATTTATTTGGGGGCTGTTGTGGGATCGATGGACCCATACCAGCACAGCCCATTCTCCTCAACGCGCCATTCAGATTCGGAAAATTCTGACCCAATTAGGGCCAACTTTTATTAAGGTGGGACAAGCTTTATCGACTCGCCCTGATCTGATTCCCAAGGACTTCCTGACAGAGCTGATGTTGCTCCAGGATCAGCTGCCTCCATTCCCCAATGAGCAAGCATTTGCGCAAATTGAAGCTGAGTTACGCCAGCCCGTCCGGGAGATTTATCAAGAGATTTCAGCTCAGCCCGTTGCGGCTGCTAGCTTAGGCCAAGTTTATCGAGGCCGATTGTTTACGGGTGAAGAAGTCGCCATTAAGGTTCAGCGCCCCAATCTAAGACCGAAGCTGACCTTAGATCTATATCTAATGCGATGGATGGCGGCTCGGTTTGGACGATTTCTCCCCCTCAATTTAGGTCATGACTTAACCCTGATTGTGGATGAGTTTGGGACCAAGCTATTTGAAGAGATTGACTATATCAATGAAGGTCAGAATGCCGAGCGGTTTGCAGAGAACTTCAAAGAGTATCCTGCGGTCGAAGTGCCCCGGATTCACTGGGCTTACAGTAGCAAGAGGGTTCTGACCCTTCAGTGGATTAATGGGTTTAAGCTGACTGATAGCCAATGTGCGGTTGATGCCAATATGGACCCGGATCGTCTGGTACAGATTGGCGTAATTTCTAGCTTGCGTCAGCTGCTAGAGTTTGGTTTTTTCCATGCCGATCCCCATCCTGGCAATCTGTTTGCCACCTCCGAAGGCAGCATGGCCTATGTGGACTTTGGCATGATGGACCAGCTCGATCAAACCACAAAGAATACCTTAGTGGATGCGGTCGTTCACCTCGTTAATAAAGACTATGAGTTGCTGGCAACTGATTTTGTCAAGCTGGGCTTTCTCACCCCTGAAACAGATATCCGCCCTATTATTCCAGCGCTGGAAGATGTATTCGATGACATCATTGGCGCTAAGGTGGGTGATTTCAACTTCAAAACCATTACCGATCGGTTCTCGGAGTTGATGTATGACTATCCCTTTCGAGTACCGGCAAAGTTTGCGCTGATCATTCGGTCTTTGGTGACTCAAGAAGGGGTCGCCCTATGCCTTAATCCTGACTTCAAGATTCTGGAAGTGAGTTATCCTTACGTCGCTCAGCGTCTGTTGGCAGGAGAGACGCCTGACTTCCAGCGTCGTCTCTTGGAAGTGCTGTTTAAGGATGGTAAATTCCAATGGCAGCGTCTGGAAAACCTGATTGCGATCGCACAAACGGATCAGAGTTTTGATCTCATCCCCACCGCCCGCTTAGGCATGCAGTTCTTGATGTCTGATGAGGGAGATTATTTACGGCGTCAGGTGGTCTTGGCCTTGATCGAGGATGATCGGCTCCATACTGAAGAAGTCGAACGACTGTGGAACTTAATTAAAGGCGATTTGAAGCCAGAGAAGCTCTTTAGTGTTGCCCTAGGCGCCTTGGCTGAATTCTCTGACTCCAATCTTCCTGAATGGCTCCCCCGTCCGCCTCTGCCTGTCTCTTAAACGTTTCAAACAGGCAAAGTCTTAACCATAGCGCTGTGCTAAAGCGGCTTGAGCTTCTTCTCGATCATCAAAATGGATTTTCTCTGTACCTAGGATTTGGTAATCTTCGTGTCCCTTGCCTGCAATCAGGATGGTATCGCCGGGTTTTGCTTGTGCGATCGCAGCCTGAATCGCCACCCGCCGATCCACCTCCACTATGGGCTTCACCTTCGTCGGAATACCCGCCAACACATCCTGCAAAATCTGCTGAGGATCCTCAGTGCGGGGATTATCGGACGTGACAATAGCCCGATCCGAAAGACGCGCGGCAATTTCTCCCATCAAGGGTCTTTTAGTCCGATCGCGATCGCCCCCACAACCGAAGACACAGGCCATCTGACCTTTGACAAACGGACGAGCAGCCTTCAACAAATTCTCTAGGCTATCGGGGGTATGGGCGTAATCAACAATCACGCTAATATCCTGGTCTGCAGAATAAGTAATTTGCTGCATTCGACCGGGCACCCCAGGGAATTGAGCTAAGGCTGGGGTGATTTGCGTTAAGGTCAGTCCTAATTCCAGGGCAGCCCCCACAGCCGCCAATAGATTAGAGACATTAAACTGCCCTACCAAAGGCGAAAAGAACTCCACCGTGCCTTTCGGGGTATGCAGTTGTCCTTTAACCCCAGCGGTTTCATAGGACAGACCACTGGTATATAAATCCGCCGGTCCCTCAATACTGTAAGTCCAGCATTGATTCGGACCGATCTGGTCTACTAGGCGCTGACCGTAGACATCGTCAATATTGATAATGGCTCGCCCTTGTAAATAGTCCGGGGAAAACAATAGCGCCTTGGCGGCAAAGTAGTCTTCCATATCCTGGTGATAATCCAGATGATCTTGGGTCAAATTCGAAAACACAGCCACCGTAAACTGACAGCCCAGCACCCGCTGTTGGGCTAGAGCATGGGAGCTGACTTCCATCACCCCAAACTGACACTGGGCTGCCACCGCATCAGACAATTGCTGCTGTAAATCCACCGCAAAAGGCGTCGTATGGGTAGACGTCACCTGATGCCCAGGCCAGCGAGCATACAGGGTGCCAAATAAGGCAGTGGGGGCTTGGGCCGTCGTCAATAAATATTCAATCAGATGGGTGGTGGTGGTTTTTCCATTTGTACCGGTCATGCCCACCAGCTTTAATTTCTGGCTTGGCTGACCATAAAAGGTGGCTGCCACCTCAGCACAAGCCCGAGGCATATCCTTCAGGGCCAACACACAGTGGGTACCCACATCCGCCCGATCCACTTGATCAGAAACCAAGGCAGCAGCAGCACCCGCCTCAATTGCACTTTTCCAAAAACTACCACCATCCACGCGGGTACCCGGCATACCGATAAATAAATATCCTGGCTGGACTGCCCAGGAATTGGTCGTTAACCCCGTAATCTCTGCGTCTAGGGCTGGATGGTCAGTGGGGGGCGTCTCCCACAGGTGGGTAGACAATTCAGCGAGTAACGTACGTAATTTGACCATGCCCAATCCGTTGATGTCGATAAAAACACTAAAGATACTTTTGCAGAAATCGCTGCAATTGCTCAACTGATAAGCGAGGAGACGGACGCGGAAGGGGTATTTCAGTCCCTTGATCCACAGCCCCATTCTCTCGCTTTATCAATACGGGAATTTCATACTGATAGGCTTGAAACCAATCCTCACGACTCGTAATATTGCGAATTTCGAGTTCAATAGGGGGATCATGGATTTGCTCTAGTTTCTCTTGTAAACCCTCGCACAGGTGACATCCTGGTTTACTGTACAAAATCAAGGTAACCATGATTGCAGCATAGATGACACAACGCCGAAAACAGATCAGCTTCTGGATTTTAGCCTAGATGGTCTACAGGAGGAGACTATCATCGGGGTCGGCCTCATCTTCTCCGGTATCGTTGAGGGCATGGGCCACATCTTGCATAAAGTTGAGGGTTTGTTGATACCGCTGCATCTCTCGCTGCTCCAGAAAGATCTTGAGCCCTGCTGATAAAGACTGTAAGCTGCCCTGGCGGTCGCCATCTCTAAATAAAGCAACACCTTGGTCATAATATTGTTCAGCTTCTTGTAATCGTTGTTTTCGATTACTAGCGACGGGCTTCACCTTCTCTCCTGGAGGAAAATCTGGCGGCGATGCGGAGAAGTTACTGCTATAGCGATCTAGGGGACTTAGGGATGCACCACAATGAATACAGAACTGGTTGCCTGGGCTATTTCCCTCATGGGTACAGGACTTCTGTGAAGTTTGCGTAGCCTGAAGGATTTCATTTTCTTGTTGAAACAGGGACGCCATCGAATGGGTCGCGTCATCTACCTGAGGCG includes:
- a CDS encoding adenylate/guanylate cyclase domain-containing protein is translated as MLKKLSIQSKLTLMFLGVSVSSILVIAFIGYNSGKAALTRRIFNQLTSLRTSKSYEVRSFFDQLNHQMRFLSDDPTTKEAMKAFKQAHQELKSQKIPSQWQQAIQAYYQKEFIQPLDANIDGEPQVQTYLPLGNSDVYLQYHYTIKTPDFDEKVKIDNPGDGSKYTQVHQRYHPTFRSLVSEFTYEDLFLIDPKSGKVVYSAYKGVDFSTDLESGPYSQSVLAQAFREVVRKGEPKFVTFTDFEPYRPSHNSPAAIIASPLFEGGELIGVMALQVNINKIDEVMTNGQRWQDMGLGKSGETYLVGPDFLLRSNSRFLLENSPSYFQTLSKSGVESSQIERMRRQKNSILEQEVKTVAAQRALLGNSGIDIVNDYRGIPVLSSYSTLQVKGLDWAILAEMDADEAFAPITEFQKQVLISTAILILVITILALLLSRLFVKPIQTLITGFRQLSEGNTDVTVSMNSQDEFHDLAVSFNQMVESLSHKTQALEHQSQENEQLLSCILPEPVAQRLKSGEEQIADSYANVTVLFADLIGFTDLAEILSASEIVALLNELVRAFDEAAERFGVEKIKTIGSGYMAVCGLSVPRLDHTKRIMDFGIEITRIVQRFNQTHQTALKARVGINSGAVVAGIVGRSKFIYDLWGDTVNIAHRMQTAGEGDTVQVSQAVHNQLGDIYEFENGREVEISGDNKLPAWLLKI
- a CDS encoding glutaredoxin family protein; the protein is MVTLILYSKPGCHLCEGLQEKLEQIHDPPIELEIRNITSREDWFQAYQYEIPVLIKRENGAVDQGTEIPLPRPSPRLSVEQLQRFLQKYL
- a CDS encoding AarF/ABC1/UbiB kinase family protein: MQQQLMSSPPPANSALQRYDARKIAAYYRWRPWKALWRLIYIISLFSGFIWGLLWDRWTHTSTAHSPQRAIQIRKILTQLGPTFIKVGQALSTRPDLIPKDFLTELMLLQDQLPPFPNEQAFAQIEAELRQPVREIYQEISAQPVAAASLGQVYRGRLFTGEEVAIKVQRPNLRPKLTLDLYLMRWMAARFGRFLPLNLGHDLTLIVDEFGTKLFEEIDYINEGQNAERFAENFKEYPAVEVPRIHWAYSSKRVLTLQWINGFKLTDSQCAVDANMDPDRLVQIGVISSLRQLLEFGFFHADPHPGNLFATSEGSMAYVDFGMMDQLDQTTKNTLVDAVVHLVNKDYELLATDFVKLGFLTPETDIRPIIPALEDVFDDIIGAKVGDFNFKTITDRFSELMYDYPFRVPAKFALIIRSLVTQEGVALCLNPDFKILEVSYPYVAQRLLAGETPDFQRRLLEVLFKDGKFQWQRLENLIAIAQTDQSFDLIPTARLGMQFLMSDEGDYLRRQVVLALIEDDRLHTEEVERLWNLIKGDLKPEKLFSVALGALAEFSDSNLPEWLPRPPLPVS
- a CDS encoding UDP-N-acetylmuramoyl-L-alanyl-D-glutamate--2,6-diaminopimelate ligase — protein: MVKLRTLLAELSTHLWETPPTDHPALDAEITGLTTNSWAVQPGYLFIGMPGTRVDGGSFWKSAIEAGAAAALVSDQVDRADVGTHCVLALKDMPRACAEVAATFYGQPSQKLKLVGMTGTNGKTTTTHLIEYLLTTAQAPTALFGTLYARWPGHQVTSTHTTPFAVDLQQQLSDAVAAQCQFGVMEVSSHALAQQRVLGCQFTVAVFSNLTQDHLDYHQDMEDYFAAKALLFSPDYLQGRAIINIDDVYGQRLVDQIGPNQCWTYSIEGPADLYTSGLSYETAGVKGQLHTPKGTVEFFSPLVGQFNVSNLLAAVGAALELGLTLTQITPALAQFPGVPGRMQQITYSADQDISVIVDYAHTPDSLENLLKAARPFVKGQMACVFGCGGDRDRTKRPLMGEIAARLSDRAIVTSDNPRTEDPQQILQDVLAGIPTKVKPIVEVDRRVAIQAAIAQAKPGDTILIAGKGHEDYQILGTEKIHFDDREEAQAALAQRYG